From the Streptomonospora nanhaiensis genome, the window CACGTCGAACCCCACGAACAGGAACGGCACCGCCACCAGCACCCCCATGAGCCCGGGCACGCCGCCGGCGAACAGCGGCTGCATGTTCTGGGCCGACCCGCCGGTGAACGCCCCCAGCAGCAGCACGGCGCCCGAGGCCAGCAGGAACAGCACCGCGATCGTCTGGAAGACCGACGCCGGCCGGATTCCGACGTAGTTGAGCGCGGTGATCGCCACCGCCGCCACCGCGCCCACCGCCACCCAGCTCGCGTAGACGTCGTAGTCGGCCACCGTCCACAGGTACCCCGCCCGCATGTCGGGCAGCAGGTAGAGCACGGTGTGCGGCAGCGCCACCGCCTCGAACGCCACCACCGAGACATAGCCGAGCACCATCGCCCACGACGCCACGAACGCGCCCCGGCCGCCCAGCGCCCGCAGCGCGTAGTGGTGCTCGCCGCCCGCGTGCGGCATGGCCGAGATGAGCTCGGCGTAGGTGAGCCCCACGAGCGCGATGATCGCCCCGCCGATCACGAACGCCAGCGCCGATCCCAGGCTGCCCGCGCCGTCGATGAACTCGCCCGTGAGCACGATCCAGCCGAAGCCGATCATCGCGCCGAACGCCAGCGCCAGGACGTCCCCGCGCCCCAGCACCCGCAGGAATTCGCTGTTGGCCGCCACTGTCCGCGCCTTCCTCTTCGGGAACAGAGAGGTGATCAGCAATTGAAGTCACGGACGCGGTGCAGGGGCAATGAGCTGCGTATTGAGGGTTCGTTTCGACATAAGGACGCTTTTATGACAAAAGTCGGTTCTGGGGTTTCACCGAGTGTTCTGTCCGTTCGCCGGCGCGCCGCGTCCGCACAGCGGCGGGCGGCGCTTGCCGAACCCCGTGGCGCGCTCGAACGCGTGCGCCACCTCCAGCACCCGCCGCTCGGCCAGGTGCGGGCCCACGATCTGCACGCCCACCGGAAGTCCCTCGGGGGTGAACCCGCCCGGCACCGACACCGCCGGGCAGGCCGTCACCGTGATGTGGGAGCACGACCGCATCCAGTCCAGGTAGGTCTCCTGCACCACGCCGTCGATGTCGGGCGGGTACTCCAGGCCGGCGTCGAACGGCACCACCTGGCTCACCGGCAGCACCAGCACGTCGTAGCGCTCGAAGAACCGCCGCATCCGGTGGTAGATCCGGGTGTGCAGCACCTCGGCGCGCCCCACGTCGGCGCCGCTGAGCGCGCGGCCCTGCTCGATGTTCCACACCAGGCTCGGCTTGAGCCGGTCGCGCGCGGAGTCCAGCAGCCCGCCCAGCGACACCTCGAACGCCCACGCCCGCAGCGTGCGGAACACCTCGTCGGCGTCGCGGAGGTCGGGGGAGTCCTCGGCCACCACGCAGCCCAGGTCCGCCAGCACCCGCGGCACCGGGGCGAGCGCCTCCACCACGGCCCGCTCGCACACCGCCGCCCCGCCCAGGTCGGGGGTCCAGGCCACCCGCAGACCGCGCAGGTCGCGCTCCAGCGGCTCGGCGAACCCCGCACCCGGCTCGGGCACCGCGATCGGGCTGCGCGGGTCGGGCCCGGCCATCACCGACAGCAGCAGCGCGGCGTCGGCCACCTCCCGCGCCATGGGCCCCTGCACGCCCAGCGTCGACCACCCCAGCGGGGCGGGGTGGCGGGGCACCCGCCCCGGCGAGGGCCGCAGCCCCACCACGTTGTTGAACGCCGCCGGGTTGCGCAGCGACCCGCCCATGTCCGAGCCGTCGCACAGCGGGTGCATGCCGGCCGCCAGCGCGGCGGCGGCCCCGCCGCTGCTGCCCCCGGCCGACCGGGTCAGGTCGTAGGGGTTGCGCGTCAGCCCGAACACCGGGTTGAACGTGTGCGAGCCCGCCGAGAACTCCGGGGTGTTGGTCTTGCCCACGGTGATCGCGCCCGCCGCGCGCATCCGCTCCACCACCAGTTCGTCGCGCCGGGGCACGTTGCCGGCGAACAGCGGCGAACCGAACGTCGTGCGCACCCCGGCGGTCTCGTGGGCGTCCTTGTGCGCGACCGGCAGCCCGTGCAGCGGCCCCACCTCGGCGCCCGAGGCCAGCCGCTCGTCGGCGGCCGCCGCCTCGTCCATGGCCCGCTCGGCGCACAGCGTCACCACCGCGTTGACCCTCGGGTTCACCGCCTCGATCCGCGCCAGGTGCGCGCCCACCACCTCGCGGGCCGACACCTCCCGCGCGCGCAGCATCCGCGCCAGGTCGCGGGCGGAGCGGTAGGTGATCTCCTCGTCCACGGCCGGTGCCCTCCTCGACTCATCGCCCCGTCGGCGCGGCCATCCCACCCCACCGGCCCGGCCGCGCGCAAGGCGGCGCCCTCACCGTCCCCCGCCTGCCCCGGCACCCCCCGCGCCCCGGGGCGACTGCGGTGCGGGCGCGCGGAGGCCGGTGTGAGACGCTGGTGCGCGGTGCCCCGATCGCGGCGCACGCCCCGGTTCGTCCAGGGCCCGCCGCGACAGCAGGAACCCGGTGCGAATCCGGGACGGACCCGCCACTGTGACCAGGAAGCGACCCCGCCACGCACGCCACTGCCGGACCCCGGTGGGAAGGCGGCGGGGGAGCGGCGATCTGGAAGCCAGGAGACTGCGCGGCACCGCGACCGACCCCTGTGGGCGTGGACTCCCGAGGAAGGACTGACCCGCGTGAGCGCTCCTGCTCGCTATCCCTTCAGCGCGGTCGTCGGCATGGCCGACCTCAAGCTGGCGCTGCTGCTCAACGCCGTGTCGCCGGCCGTGGGCGGCGTGCTGGTCCGCGGCGAGAAGGGCACCGCCAAGTCGACCGTGGTGCGCGCCCTGGCGGCGCTGCTGCCCTCCATCGCCGTGGTCGAGGGCTGCCGCTTCGCCTGCGACCCCGCCGCCCCCGACCCCGGCTGCCCCGACGGCCCCCACGTCCCCGGCGCGGCCCCGGCCGAGCGCCCCGCCCGGCTCGTGGAGCTGCCGGTGGGCGCCAGCGAGGACCGGCTGGTCGGCGCGCTCGACCTGGAGCGCGCGCTCACCGAGGGGGTCAGGGCGTTCGAGCCCGGCCTGCTCGCCGACGCCCACCGCGGCCTCCTCTACGTCGACGAGGTCAACCTGCTGCACGACCACCTCGTCGACCTGCTGCTGGACGCCGCCGCCATGGGCACCTCCCATGTCGAGCGCGAAGGCGTGTCTGTGCGCCACGCGGCGCGCTTCCTGCTCGTGGGCACCATGAACCCCGAGGAGGGCGAACTCCGCCCGCAGCTGCTGGACCGCTTCGGCCTCACCGTCGAGGTCGCCGCCACCCGCGACCCCGCCCAGCGGGCCGAGGTCGTGCGCCGCCGGCTGGCCTTCGAGGCCGATCCCGGCTCCTTCGCCGCCGCCTACGCCGACGACGAAGCCGACCTCGCCGAACGCATCCGCGCCGCCCGCGAGCGCCTGCCCGGCGTGGTGCTCACCGACGCCGCGCTGCGCCAGGTCACCGCCGTGTGCGCGGCCTTCGACGTCGACGGCCTGCGCGCCGACATCGTCACCGCCCGCGCCGCCATGGCGCTGGCCGCCTGGCGCGGCCACGGCGAGGTCGGCTCCGACGACGTCCGCGACGCCGCCCGCCTGGCCCTGCCGCACCGGCGCCGCCGCGACCCCTTCGACGCCCCCGACCTCGACGAGGACCGCCTGCGCGAGGCGCTGGAGCAGGCGGAGCAGGCGGGTGAGCCCGACCCAAAAGGCCCTGATGAGGACCCCCCGGAGCCCCCGGAGGGTCCCCCACCCGCGGACCCCGGCGCCCCCGAGCCGCCTGCGTCAGCCGAGGGCGCGGACGGCCCGGAGGGCCCCGCCGAGCCCGAGGGGACCGGCACCTCCGATCCCGCACCGGGCGGGGCGGGCACCGACCCGGCCGACGACCGCCCCGGTGCCCAGGACGACCCCCCGGCCGACGGGTCCGGCCCCGCGTCGGAGGGCCCGGCCGCCGAACCGGGCGAGCCCTACCGTCCGCGCCTGCTGCGCCTCACCGGGGTGGGCCACGGCGCGCCCGGCCGCCGCTCCCGCGCCGAGACCCCCCACGGCCGCACCTCCGGCGCCCGCCCGCCCGCGCGGCGCGTGGGCGCCCTGCACCTGGGCGCCACCCTGCGCGCCGCCGCGCCCTACCAGCGCGCCCGCGGACGCAGCGGTCCGGGACTGGTGCTGCGCCCGGGCGACCTGCGCGAGGCCGTCCGCGAGGGCCGCGAGGGCAACCTCGTGCTGTTCTGCGTGGACGCCAGCGGCTCCATGGCCGCCCGGCAGCGCATGCGCGCCGTCAAGGGCGCGGTCCTGAGCCTCCTCCTGGACGCCTACCAGCGGCGCGACAAGGTCGGCCTGGTCACCTTCCGGGGCCGCGCCGCCGAGGTCGCACTGCCGCCCACGTCGTCGGTCGAGGCCGGGGCCCGCCGCCTGCGCGAGCTGCGCACCGGCGGCCGCACCCCGCTGGCGGCCGGCCTGGCGCGCGCGGCCGAGGTGCTGCGCGTCGAGCGGCTGCGCGACCCCGCCCGCCGCCCGCTGCTGGTCGTGGTCACCGACGGCCGCGCCACGCACGGCGGGCTCGACACCGCCCTGCGCGCCGCCGCCGGGATCGGCGCGCGCGGCGTGCACAGCGTCGTCGTGGACTGCGAGTCCGGCCCGGTTCGCCTCGGGCTGGCCGACCGCCTGGCCGCCGCCCTGGACGGCGAGTCCGTGCGCCTGGAGGAGTTGGCCGCCGACGCGCTGACCGGCCTGGTTCGCGGCACCCGCCGCGCCGCCTGACACCCGCCCGCCGTCCGCGCCGACAGCCCCGACAGCGCCGTCCGTGCGGGCGCCCCGCCGCCGTCCGCCGCGCCCCACGGCGACCGATCCCGCCACCGACCCGACCACCGACCCACTCAGGAGGCCGCCCATGCCGCAGGGCAGACCCACCCACGTGCCCGACGACGGGCTCACCACCCGCCAGCGCCGCAACCGCCCGCTGCTGATGGTGCACACCGGCCCCGGCAAGGGGAAGTCCACCGCCGCGTTCGGGCTGGCCGCCCGCGCGTGGGCGCAGGGCTGGGACATCGGCGTGTTCCAGTTCGTGAAGTCGGCCAAGTGGCGCATCGGCGAGGAACGCGCCCTGCGGGTGCTGGGGGAGTCCGGCGAGGGCGGCCGGGTGCACTGGAACAAGATGGGCGAGGGCTGGTCGTGGATCCAGCGCCCGGGCACCGAGGCCGACCACGCCGCCGACGCGGCCGAGGGCTGGCGGCAGATCAAACGCGACCTGGCCGCCGAGACCTACGGGCTGTACGTGCTGGACGAGTTCACCTATCCCCTGAAGTGGGGATGGGTCGACGTCGAGGACGTGGTCGCCACCCTCGCCGACCGCCCGGGCCGCCAGCACGTGGTGATCACCGGCCGCGACGCCCACCCCCGCCTCCTGGAGGCCGCCGACCTCGTCACCGAGATGACCAAGGTCAAGCACCCCATGGACGCCGGGCAGAAGGGCCAGCGCGGGATCGAGTGGTAGGCCCGGCCGGGCGCGCCCGGCCCGTACCCGGGCCCGCCGCCGCCGGGGGGCGGCCCCGCTCAGCGGGTGCCGGGTCCCAGGCCGGTCAGGTCGGCGGGGATGAGGCTGTACACAGCGAGGTCGGTGCGGCCCCGGTGCAGCGGCATCGCGTTGCGCTCGGTGCCCTCGTAGACGAAGCCCGCCTTCTCGGCCACGCGCCGGGAGGCGGTGTTGCCCGTGGCCGCCTTCAGCTCCACCCGCTGGAACCGCTGGTCGCGCAGCGCCCAGTGCGCCACGGCGACGGCCGCCTCGGTGGCCAGGCCGCGGCCGCGCGCCGCGGGGGACAGCCAGTAGCCGACCTCCGTGGTGGCGGCCCGCCACATCGTGCGCGTCAGGCCGACCGCCCCGCAGTAGCCGCCCGTCGCGGTCTCCACGATCGCCCACTGCTGGCCGTCGCCGGCGGCGCGGGACTCCGGCGCCGCCACCAGGCACCAGTGCTCGGCGTCGGCGCGGGTGTAGGGCCTGCCCGGGCGCGGCAGCGGCAGCCAGCGCTGGAGTTCGGGGTCGGTGGCGGCCCGGTGCACGGGATCGATGTCGTCGCGCGTGTGCGCCCGCAGGGTGAGGCGTTCGGTGTGCAGCACGACCAGCGGCATCGTCCGGGGTTCACGGGGTGGGGTCATCGGCAGGCGCTCCCGGCGGGGGCACGGCGCACAGCGGAGCGGGCCCAGCCACCGGCGGGCGCCCGGACCAGTGCGGATACGGGTAGGAACCGGCTCAAATTTTCCCACGCCCGAGATGTCCGCCGCCAACCGGTCCGCCGCCCGGAGGCCGCCGCACCTCCCGCCGGACGTCCGGGGCGGCGGGCCCTCCCGGCGGCGCGTCCGCGCCGGCGCCGCCGTGCCGGAGCACGATCCCGTGCCGGATCTCCAGGCGCTCGGCGGCGATGAGGCACGGCACGGGCTCGCGGCCGCGGCCTCCCGCGCCGTCGGCGCGCGGAAGACCGGGTCGTGGAAGGCCGCCGGGCACGTGAGGAAGGCGGGCCCGTGGAAGACGGGTTCCAGGCCGTGGTGGCAGGTGAGGTCGCCACCCGCTTCCATCGGCTCCTCTCCTCCTCGGCTCACGGGCCCAGCAGCCGCGCGGCCTCCTCCGGGGTGGCCGGGTCGGGCGCGTCCTCGGGCAGCAGGCCGGCCCGGCGCAGGGCGCGGGCGGCCGTGGGCGCCCACGCCGGGCGCAGCCGGGCCGCCGCCGGCACGTCGGGGTCGGCGAGCACCTCGCGCGCCGGCCCCTCCGCCAGCACCGCGCGGTCCAGCAGCAGCACCCGCTCGGCCCACCGGTAGGCGAGGTCGACGTCGTGCGTGGCCATCACCAGGGTTGTGCCGTGCGCGCGCAGCCCCTCCAGCGTCGCCAGCAGCGACTCCACCCCCTGCGGGTCCAGCCCGGCCGTGGGCTCGTCCAGCAGCAGCACCGACGGCCGCATGGCCAGCGCGCCCGCCAGCACGACCCGCTTGCGCTGGCCGTAGGACAGCAGGTGCGTGGGCCGCTCGGCCAGCGCGGTGATCCCCAGCGCCTCCAGCGCCCAGTCCACCCGCTCGCCCGCCGCCGCGGCGTCCAGCCCCAGGTTCAGCGGTCCAAAGGAGACGTCCTGGCGCACGCTGGCCGAGAAGAGCTGGTCGTCGGGGTCCTGGAAGACCAGCTGCACCCGGCGGCGCAGCCCGGCCAGCGCGCGCCGGCCCCGCCCCACCGGTTCGCCGTCCACCCGGACCTCCCCGGCATCGGGGGAGAGGCTGCCCGCCAGCAGGCGCAGCAGCGTGGTCTTTCCCCCGCCGTTGGGTCCCAGCACCGCAACCGTGCTCCGCGCCGGGACCGCCGCGTCCAGGCCGGTGAACACCGGGCCGGAGTCGGGGTAGCCGAACACCAGGCCGCACGCGGCCAGCGCCGGCGCGCCGGAGTCCCGCGCCGCCCCCGTCACAGGGCCGCGCCCAGCGCCGACGGACCCAGCGCCACCGCCGCCACCAGCAGCGCCGGCGCGGCGGCCGCCGCCAGCGCCGCCGGGCGCAGCGGGGTCTCCTCCACCAGCACGGTGAGCGCGCCGGTGTAGCCCCGGCACTCCAGCCCGCGCTGGAGGCGCCGGGAGCGGTCGTAGGAGCGCACGAACAGCGCCGCGCCCAGCGCGCCCGCCGACCGGATCCACGGCCGCCACCCGCTGTAGCCCAACCGGGCCGCCTGCGCGGCCTGGATCCGCCGCACGCCCTCCAGCGCCACGAACAGCATCCGGTAGACGAGCGCCACCACCTCGACCACCGGTTCGGGCACACCGGCGCGTGTCAGACGCGGCAGGACCTCGGCCAGCGGCGTGGTGCACGCGAACCCCACCTGGCAGCACACGGCGGCGGCGGCGCGCCCGGCGACCTCGGCGGCGCGCGCCCCGCCGTCGGCGGCCATGGCCACCGCGCCCCCGGGACCGCCGACGCTGACCAGCAGCGCCGCCGCGCCGGTGAGGACGAACAGCAGCGGCCCCCACACGGCCCCCGCGTAGGCGCGCGGCGCCACCCGCGCCGGGCCGAGCACCGCGCCCACCGCGGCCGCGGCCGCCAGGGGAGCGGCCGGCCAGGCCGGCAGCACGAGCGCGCACACCAGCAGCCCGCCGAACAGGACGCCCTTGACAGCGGGGTGGAGCCGCCGCCACGGGCTCCGGTAGGCCGCGGCGTCGATCGCCGGCATCGCGCCTACCGCGCGGCCCCGCCGCGCTTCGCCCCGGGCCCGCCGCCCGGCGCGGACGCCTCGGCGGCCCGGGTGCCGGGCGCACCGGAGCGCTCCAGCCTGCGGCGGGTGCGCAGCACGCCGAAGCAGTAGCCGATGATCCCGGCGCCGATGGCCGCCTGCAGCGCGAACAGGCCCGACTCGATCTCGCTGGACGGCGCCTCGTAGACCGGGGTGAACCAGGGCTCGTAGTCGGGGTCGATCCGCTGGACGGCCTCCTCGGCCTCGGCGTCGGCGCCCGGGAACGGCTCGGGCAGGTGGTCGGCGGCGCCGATCAGCACGGGAAGCACGGCGATGGCCGCCGCGGCGGCGATCAGCAGCCAGGTCGTCAGGGTCCGGGGCATGCTCAACCCGCCTTCTCGTCGGTCCGGGGCGCCGCCGCGGGCGCGGGCTCGGGGGCGCGCAGCACGCCCAGCCGCCGCAGGTCCTCGCGGCCGACCGTGCTGAGCAGCCGCACGATCACCACGGTCACCAGGCCCTCGATGACGGCGAGCGGAATCTGGGTGACCGAGAAGACCGCTGCGAAGGCGGCGAAGGCGCCGAGGAACCCGCCGGCGGGGTCGGGGTGGGCGAGCGCCAGCTGCGCGCTGGTCACGGTGTAGGCGCTCATACTGGCCAGGGCCGAGGCGAAGAAGACGCCCAGGCCAAGCGCCGTGGTCTCGGGCAGGGACCGGGTGAGCGCGCGCACCGCCTTGTAGGCGCCGTAGGCCACCCAGGGCCCGACCACCGCCATGGAGAACACGTTGGCGCCCAGGGTGGTCAGCCCGCCGTGGGCCAGCAGCAAGGACTGGAACAGCAGGGTGACCGTGCCCAGGGCGGCCATGACGGGCGGGCGGAACAGCACCGCGCCCAGGCCGACGCCGGTGGGGTGGGAGCAGCTGCCGGTGACCGAGGGGATCTTCAGCGCGGACATGGCGAAGCAGAACGCGCCCGAGGCGCCCAGCAGCAGCTTGGCGTCGGGATCGGCGCGTACGGCGAGCGTCATCGAGCGGATTCCGTGGGCGACGAAGGGAGCGGCGGCGGCGGTCCAGGCGGCGGCGTGCTGCCATGGCAGGAAGCCTTCGGCGATATGCATGAGGGGGGACCCATCCTCCAGCACGTCGTGGACGGTCGGCACGCCTGGCCGGCGCCTCCGGGCTCGCGGATCACCGCCCGCCGCCGGCCGTCCCGGGCGCGGCCGCGCGGACGCTCCCGGTGGCATGTCGCCGACCCGCCGCCGGCTGCGGTGGGTCGGGGCGTTGGGCTCCCCGTTCGCGGTGGGCGGGGGCGCGCCGGTGCGGACCGGGTCCCCGAACACCACGGCTTCCTGAAGGTACGGCGTAGGCGGTACGACCGCAATGGCGGACACAGAGCGACAAACAGTATGCCCAGGCCGAAGCCGGGCACACCGCTTGTGTACCCTGACCGGGCGCCGATCGACCCCGCGGCCCGCCCGCGCACCCGCGTCGACCCGCACTCCTCAACCCCTGCCGACCCCGGAGACCGCCGTGCCCCGACCGCCCCGAGCGCTGCCGCCCGCCCGCGGCGCGGTCGAGCCCGCGGCGCGGGTGGACCGGGCGGGGCGGCACGTCGCGCGGGGCGGATCCGGCGGCGGCCACGGGACCTGCCACAGCGGCACTCCCGCCCCGCGTACCGAGTCCCGCCCGCGGCCCGTGCCCCGGCCCCACGCGGCCCCGGCTCCCGGCCCCGTCCCGCCCTCCCGTCCCGGCGACGGCCTCCGGCCCGCCGCCGCGGATGCGGAAATGCGCGCCGGCGCGGTCCGCGCACGGGCCGATGAGGAGCGTCCGATTGCCGGCCGCGGGCCTGTCCGCAACCCCGTCTCCAGGAACCTCGGGGCGGTTTTGTCCGAGGCTGGTACGCGAGTCCCGAACGCCGCACCCGCGTCCCGCCCCGGAGACGGCGACGGGTGCTGCCGCGCGGGCCGCGCATGCTCCTGTTCCGCACCGCCGGTGGGGGGCCGCGCCCGGGTCCACAATGCCGCGCACGGCTCCGCGACCGCCCCTCGCCCGGGAGGCCGGCGGGGGGAAGGCCGGGGGGAAGGCGCGTGCCGTCTCCGGTGCGGCGGCCACGCGCGTTCCGGCGCGGCGGCCCTCCTTCCGCGCACCCGGGGCGGTGCCGGTGTCGGCTGAAGCCGGAGAGCGCGCCGACGACGTGGACCTGCGCCACCACGGCGACGCCGAGGTCGGCCCCGGGCTGCTCGACTTCGCCGTGAACGTGCGCGCCGGCACGCCCCCCGCCTGGCTGGCCGAGCGCGTCTCCGCCTCCCTGGCCGACCTCGCCGCCTACCCCGACCCCCGCCCCGCGCGCGCCGCCGTCGCCCGCCGCCACGGGCGCGACCCGGACGGCGTGCTGCTGACCGCCGGCGCCGCCGAGGCGTTCGTGCTGCTCGCCCGCGTACTGCGCCCCCGCCGCGCCGTGGTGGTGCACCCCCAGTTCACCGAGCCCGAGGCCGCCCTGCGCGCCGCCGGGCACTTCGTCGAGCGCGTCCTGCTGCCCCCGCCCCGCTTCGCCCTCGACCCCGCCGCCGTCCCCGCCGACGCCGACCTCGTCATGGTGGGCAACCCCACCAACCCGACCTCGGTCCTCCACCCCGCCGCCGTCCTCGCCGCCCTCGCCCGGCCCGGCCGCACCCTCGTGGTGGACGAGGCGTTCGCCGACTGCGTGCCCGGCGAACCCGAGTCGCTGGCCGGGCGCGCCGACCTGCCCGGCCTCGTCGTTGTGCGCAGCCTCACCAAGA encodes:
- a CDS encoding amidase is translated as MDEEITYRSARDLARMLRAREVSAREVVGAHLARIEAVNPRVNAVVTLCAERAMDEAAAADERLASGAEVGPLHGLPVAHKDAHETAGVRTTFGSPLFAGNVPRRDELVVERMRAAGAITVGKTNTPEFSAGSHTFNPVFGLTRNPYDLTRSAGGSSGGAAAALAAGMHPLCDGSDMGGSLRNPAAFNNVVGLRPSPGRVPRHPAPLGWSTLGVQGPMAREVADAALLLSVMAGPDPRSPIAVPEPGAGFAEPLERDLRGLRVAWTPDLGGAAVCERAVVEALAPVPRVLADLGCVVAEDSPDLRDADEVFRTLRAWAFEVSLGGLLDSARDRLKPSLVWNIEQGRALSGADVGRAEVLHTRIYHRMRRFFERYDVLVLPVSQVVPFDAGLEYPPDIDGVVQETYLDWMRSCSHITVTACPAVSVPGGFTPEGLPVGVQIVGPHLAERRVLEVAHAFERATGFGKRRPPLCGRGAPANGQNTR
- a CDS encoding putative cobaltochelatase → MSAPARYPFSAVVGMADLKLALLLNAVSPAVGGVLVRGEKGTAKSTVVRALAALLPSIAVVEGCRFACDPAAPDPGCPDGPHVPGAAPAERPARLVELPVGASEDRLVGALDLERALTEGVRAFEPGLLADAHRGLLYVDEVNLLHDHLVDLLLDAAAMGTSHVEREGVSVRHAARFLLVGTMNPEEGELRPQLLDRFGLTVEVAATRDPAQRAEVVRRRLAFEADPGSFAAAYADDEADLAERIRAARERLPGVVLTDAALRQVTAVCAAFDVDGLRADIVTARAAMALAAWRGHGEVGSDDVRDAARLALPHRRRRDPFDAPDLDEDRLREALEQAEQAGEPDPKGPDEDPPEPPEGPPPADPGAPEPPASAEGADGPEGPAEPEGTGTSDPAPGGAGTDPADDRPGAQDDPPADGSGPASEGPAAEPGEPYRPRLLRLTGVGHGAPGRRSRAETPHGRTSGARPPARRVGALHLGATLRAAAPYQRARGRSGPGLVLRPGDLREAVREGREGNLVLFCVDASGSMAARQRMRAVKGAVLSLLLDAYQRRDKVGLVTFRGRAAEVALPPTSSVEAGARRLRELRTGGRTPLAAGLARAAEVLRVERLRDPARRPLLVVVTDGRATHGGLDTALRAAAGIGARGVHSVVVDCESGPVRLGLADRLAAALDGESVRLEELAADALTGLVRGTRRAA
- the cobO gene encoding cob(I)yrinic acid a,c-diamide adenosyltransferase, with the translated sequence MPQGRPTHVPDDGLTTRQRRNRPLLMVHTGPGKGKSTAAFGLAARAWAQGWDIGVFQFVKSAKWRIGEERALRVLGESGEGGRVHWNKMGEGWSWIQRPGTEADHAADAAEGWRQIKRDLAAETYGLYVLDEFTYPLKWGWVDVEDVVATLADRPGRQHVVITGRDAHPRLLEAADLVTEMTKVKHPMDAGQKGQRGIEW
- a CDS encoding GNAT family N-acetyltransferase, producing MTPPREPRTMPLVVLHTERLTLRAHTRDDIDPVHRAATDPELQRWLPLPRPGRPYTRADAEHWCLVAAPESRAAGDGQQWAIVETATGGYCGAVGLTRTMWRAATTEVGYWLSPAARGRGLATEAAVAVAHWALRDQRFQRVELKAATGNTASRRVAEKAGFVYEGTERNAMPLHRGRTDLAVYSLIPADLTGLGPGTR
- a CDS encoding energy-coupling factor ABC transporter ATP-binding protein, with amino-acid sequence MTGAARDSGAPALAACGLVFGYPDSGPVFTGLDAAVPARSTVAVLGPNGGGKTTLLRLLAGSLSPDAGEVRVDGEPVGRGRRALAGLRRRVQLVFQDPDDQLFSASVRQDVSFGPLNLGLDAAAAGERVDWALEALGITALAERPTHLLSYGQRKRVVLAGALAMRPSVLLLDEPTAGLDPQGVESLLATLEGLRAHGTTLVMATHDVDLAYRWAERVLLLDRAVLAEGPAREVLADPDVPAAARLRPAWAPTAARALRRAGLLPEDAPDPATPEEAARLLGP
- the cbiQ gene encoding cobalt ECF transporter T component CbiQ, which produces MPAIDAAAYRSPWRRLHPAVKGVLFGGLLVCALVLPAWPAAPLAAAAAVGAVLGPARVAPRAYAGAVWGPLLFVLTGAAALLVSVGGPGGAVAMAADGGARAAEVAGRAAAAVCCQVGFACTTPLAEVLPRLTRAGVPEPVVEVVALVYRMLFVALEGVRRIQAAQAARLGYSGWRPWIRSAGALGAALFVRSYDRSRRLQRGLECRGYTGALTVLVEETPLRPAALAAAAAPALLVAAVALGPSALGAAL
- a CDS encoding energy-coupling factor ABC transporter substrate-binding protein codes for the protein MPRTLTTWLLIAAAAAIAVLPVLIGAADHLPEPFPGADAEAEEAVQRIDPDYEPWFTPVYEAPSSEIESGLFALQAAIGAGIIGYCFGVLRTRRRLERSGAPGTRAAEASAPGGGPGAKRGGAAR
- a CDS encoding energy-coupling factor ABC transporter permease — encoded protein: MHIAEGFLPWQHAAAWTAAAAPFVAHGIRSMTLAVRADPDAKLLLGASGAFCFAMSALKIPSVTGSCSHPTGVGLGAVLFRPPVMAALGTVTLLFQSLLLAHGGLTTLGANVFSMAVVGPWVAYGAYKAVRALTRSLPETTALGLGVFFASALASMSAYTVTSAQLALAHPDPAGGFLGAFAAFAAVFSVTQIPLAVIEGLVTVVIVRLLSTVGREDLRRLGVLRAPEPAPAAAPRTDEKAG
- the cobC gene encoding Rv2231c family pyridoxal phosphate-dependent protein CobC, which codes for MSAEAGERADDVDLRHHGDAEVGPGLLDFAVNVRAGTPPAWLAERVSASLADLAAYPDPRPARAAVARRHGRDPDGVLLTAGAAEAFVLLARVLRPRRAVVVHPQFTEPEAALRAAGHFVERVLLPPPRFALDPAAVPADADLVMVGNPTNPTSVLHPAAVLAALARPGRTLVVDEAFADCVPGEPESLAGRADLPGLVVVRSLTKTWGLAGLRAGYLLADPALVARLADAQPLWSVSTPALAATAACCEPRALAEADAWARRLAADRAALARGLAAAGLHVTPGAAASFLLVRADGGEALRQRLRAAGIAVRRGDTFPGLGPDWLRVAVRDRRTALRLTRTLAELRLGSPRGDAAPK